A region from the Lutra lutra chromosome 1, mLutLut1.2, whole genome shotgun sequence genome encodes:
- the USP16 gene encoding ubiquitin carboxyl-terminal hydrolase 16 isoform X5, whose protein sequence is MGAVAVEPMCRHIRKGLEQGNLKRALLNVEWNICQDCKTDNKIKDKSEEETEENPSIWLCLKCGHQGCGRDSQEQHALKHYMTPRSEPHCLVLSLDNWSVWCYLCDDEVQYCSSNRLGQVVDYVRKQAGITTPKSAAKDGNIELENKKLEKESKNEQEREKKENMTKENPSTNAASQITVKGLSNLGNTCFFNAVMQNLSQTPVLRELLKEVKMSGTIVKIEPPDLALTEPLEINLEPPGPLTLALSQFLNEMQETKKGIVTPKELFSQVCKKAVRFKGYQQQDSQELLRYLLDGMRAEEQQRVSKGILKAFGNSTEKLDEELKNKVKDYEKKKSVPSFVDRIFGGELTSTIMCDECRTVSLVHESFLDLSLPVLDDQSGKKSINDKNLKKTMEDEDKESEEEKDNDSYIKERSDIPLGTSKHLQKKAKKQAKKQAKNQRRQQKIQGKVLHLNDICTIDHPEDNECEVEMSLQGEVDVKSNHISEEEIIHKEYCVNQKDLNGQEKMVESVTDNQKSTEEVDMNNVNMDNDLDVLASSPGDCTRNLNGAYLTEGSGDVDISSGFRNLNLNTVLQPDEINIEILNESHSPGTKIYEVVNEDPETAFCTLANREAFHTDECSIQHCLYQFTRNEKLRDANKLLCEVCTRRQFSGPKANIKGERKHVYTNAKKQMLISLAPPVLTLHLKRFQQAGFNLRKVNKHIKFPEILDLAPFCTLKCKNVAEENTRVLYSLYGVVEHSGTMRSGHYTAYAKARAANSHLSNLVLHGDIPQDFEMQSTKGQWFHISDTHVQAVPTTKVLNSQAYLLFYERVL, encoded by the exons aaCCTATGTGCAGACACATTAGAAAAGGATTGGAACAAGGTAATTTGAAAAGGGCTTTATTGAATGTGGAATGGAATATTTGCCAAGATTGTAAGAcggacaataaaataaaagataaatctgAAGAAGAAACGGAAGAAAACCCTTCAATTTGGCTATGTCTTAAATGTGGGCATCAG GGCTGTGGCAGAGATTCTCAGGAGCAGCATGCCTTGAAGCACTATATGACACCAAGATCTGAACCTCATTGTCTGGTTCTCAGTTTGGACAACTGGAGTGTATG GTGTTACCTATGTGATGATGAGGTCCAGTATTGTAGTTCAAACAGATTGGGTCAGGTGGTTGATTATGTTAGAAAACAAGCTGGTATTACAACTCCAAAATCAG cAGCAAAAGATGGTAACattgaacttgaaaataaaaaattagaaaaggagagtaaaaatgaacaagagcgagaaaaaaaggaaaacatgactAAAGAAAATCCTTCCACTAATGCTGCTTCCCAAATAACTGTGAAAGGACTCAGTAATTTAGGAAATACATGTTTCTTCAATGCAGTTATGCAG AATTTGTCACAAACACCGGTGCTGAGAGAACtactaaaagaagtaaaaatgtctgGAACAATTGTAAAAATTGAACCTCCTGATTTGGCACTAACT GAACCCTTAGAAATAAACCTTGAGCCTCCAGGCCCTCTTACTTTAGCCTTGAGCCAGTTTCTTAATGAGATGCAAGAGACCAAAAAGGGAATCGTGACACCTAAAGAACTCTTTTCTCAGGTCTGTAAAAA agCAGTACGGTTTAAAGGCTATCAGCAACAAGACAGCCAGGAGCTGCTTCGATATTTATTGGATGGAATGAGAGCAGAAGAACAACAA agAGTGAGTAAAGGAATTCTTAAAGCATTTGGTAATTCTACTGAAAAATTGGatgaagaactaaaaaataaagttaaag attatgaaaagaaaaaatctgtacCAAGTTTTGTGGACCGCATCTTTGGTGGTGAACTAACTAGTACAATCATGTGTGATGAATGCAGAACT GTCTCCTTGGTTCATGAATCTTTCCTTGATTTGTCTCTACCAGTTTTAGATGATCAG AGTGGTAAGAAaagtataaatgataaaaatttgaaaaagacgATGGAAGATGAAGATaaagagagtgaggaggagaaagacaaTGATAGTTATATCAAAGAAAGGAGTGACATTCCATTGGGAACAAGTAAGCACTtacagaagaaagcaaagaagcaagCCAAAAAGCAAGCCAAG AACCAACGAAGGCAacaaaaaattcaaggaaaagtTCTTCATTTAAATGATATCTGTACCATTGACCATCCTGAAGATAATGAATGTGAGGTTGAAATGTCGCTTCAGGGAGAAGTGGATGTTAAATCCAACCAtatttcagaagaggaaattatACATAAAGAATATTGTGTTAATCAGAAAGATTTGAATGGCCAAGAAAAAATGGTAGAAAGTGTAACTGACAATCAAAAATCCACAGAAGAGGTAGATATGAACAATGTCAACATGGATAATGATCTGGATGTCTTGGCATCTTCTCCCGGTGACTGTACTAGGAATTTAAATGGTGCCTATCTGACAGAGGGGAGTGGTGATGTGGACATTTCCAGTGGTTTCAGAAACCTTAACTTGAATACTGTTCTTCAACCTGACGAAATAAATATAGAGATTCTGAATGAAAGTCATTCTCCTGGGACCAAGATATATGAAGTCGTAAACGAAGATCCAGAAACTGCTTTCTGTACTCTTGCGAACAGGGAAGCTTTCCATACCGATGAGTGTTCAATCCAACATTGTTTATATCAGTTCACCCGAAATGAGAAACTTCGAGATGCAAATAAGCTGCTTTGTGAAGTATGCACCCGGAGACAGTTTAGCGGACCAAAGGCAAACATAAAAG gaGAAAGGAAACATGTTTATACCAATGCGAAAAAGCAGATGCTAATTTCTCTTGCTCCTCCTGTTCTCACTCTTCATTTAAAGAGATTTCAGCAG gCTGGTTTTAACCTACGCAAAGTtaacaaacacataaaatttcCGGAAATCTTAGATTTGGCTCCTTTTTGTACCCTTAAATGTAAG AATGTGGCTGAAGAAAATACAAGAGTACTGTATTCCTTATATGGAGTGGTTGAACACAGCGGTACCATGAGGTCAGGGCATTATACTGCCTATGCCAAGGCCAGAGCTGCGAATAGTCATCTCTCGAATCTTGTTCTCCATGGTGATATTCCACAAG ATTTTGAAATGCAGTCAACCAAAGGGCAGTGGTTTCACATCAGTGATACACATGTGCAAGCTGTGCCTACAACTAAAGTACTGAACTCACAAGCGTACCTCCTGTTTTATGAGAGAGTATTGTGA
- the USP16 gene encoding ubiquitin carboxyl-terminal hydrolase 16 isoform X1, translated as MSCRCWRPDRPRTRKLPRGCRAVGREGEVWRAPRGQEHPTEPMCRHIRKGLEQGNLKRALLNVEWNICQDCKTDNKIKDKSEEETEENPSIWLCLKCGHQGCGRDSQEQHALKHYMTPRSEPHCLVLSLDNWSVWCYLCDDEVQYCSSNRLGQVVDYVRKQAGITTPKSAAKDGNIELENKKLEKESKNEQEREKKENMTKENPSTNAASQITVKGLSNLGNTCFFNAVMQNLSQTPVLRELLKEVKMSGTIVKIEPPDLALTEPLEINLEPPGPLTLALSQFLNEMQETKKGIVTPKELFSQVCKKAVRFKGYQQQDSQELLRYLLDGMRAEEQQRVSKGILKAFGNSTEKLDEELKNKVKDYEKKKSVPSFVDRIFGGELTSTIMCDECRTVSLVHESFLDLSLPVLDDQSGKKSINDKNLKKTMEDEDKESEEEKDNDSYIKERSDIPLGTSKHLQKKAKKQAKKQAKNQRRQQKIQGKVLHLNDICTIDHPEDNECEVEMSLQGEVDVKSNHISEEEIIHKEYCVNQKDLNGQEKMVESVTDNQKSTEEVDMNNVNMDNDLDVLASSPGDCTRNLNGAYLTEGSGDVDISSGFRNLNLNTVLQPDEINIEILNESHSPGTKIYEVVNEDPETAFCTLANREAFHTDECSIQHCLYQFTRNEKLRDANKLLCEVCTRRQFSGPKANIKGERKHVYTNAKKQMLISLAPPVLTLHLKRFQQAGFNLRKVNKHIKFPEILDLAPFCTLKCKNVAEENTRVLYSLYGVVEHSGTMRSGHYTAYAKARAANSHLSNLVLHGDIPQDFEMQSTKGQWFHISDTHVQAVPTTKVLNSQAYLLFYERVL; from the exons aaCCTATGTGCAGACACATTAGAAAAGGATTGGAACAAGGTAATTTGAAAAGGGCTTTATTGAATGTGGAATGGAATATTTGCCAAGATTGTAAGAcggacaataaaataaaagataaatctgAAGAAGAAACGGAAGAAAACCCTTCAATTTGGCTATGTCTTAAATGTGGGCATCAG GGCTGTGGCAGAGATTCTCAGGAGCAGCATGCCTTGAAGCACTATATGACACCAAGATCTGAACCTCATTGTCTGGTTCTCAGTTTGGACAACTGGAGTGTATG GTGTTACCTATGTGATGATGAGGTCCAGTATTGTAGTTCAAACAGATTGGGTCAGGTGGTTGATTATGTTAGAAAACAAGCTGGTATTACAACTCCAAAATCAG cAGCAAAAGATGGTAACattgaacttgaaaataaaaaattagaaaaggagagtaaaaatgaacaagagcgagaaaaaaaggaaaacatgactAAAGAAAATCCTTCCACTAATGCTGCTTCCCAAATAACTGTGAAAGGACTCAGTAATTTAGGAAATACATGTTTCTTCAATGCAGTTATGCAG AATTTGTCACAAACACCGGTGCTGAGAGAACtactaaaagaagtaaaaatgtctgGAACAATTGTAAAAATTGAACCTCCTGATTTGGCACTAACT GAACCCTTAGAAATAAACCTTGAGCCTCCAGGCCCTCTTACTTTAGCCTTGAGCCAGTTTCTTAATGAGATGCAAGAGACCAAAAAGGGAATCGTGACACCTAAAGAACTCTTTTCTCAGGTCTGTAAAAA agCAGTACGGTTTAAAGGCTATCAGCAACAAGACAGCCAGGAGCTGCTTCGATATTTATTGGATGGAATGAGAGCAGAAGAACAACAA agAGTGAGTAAAGGAATTCTTAAAGCATTTGGTAATTCTACTGAAAAATTGGatgaagaactaaaaaataaagttaaag attatgaaaagaaaaaatctgtacCAAGTTTTGTGGACCGCATCTTTGGTGGTGAACTAACTAGTACAATCATGTGTGATGAATGCAGAACT GTCTCCTTGGTTCATGAATCTTTCCTTGATTTGTCTCTACCAGTTTTAGATGATCAG AGTGGTAAGAAaagtataaatgataaaaatttgaaaaagacgATGGAAGATGAAGATaaagagagtgaggaggagaaagacaaTGATAGTTATATCAAAGAAAGGAGTGACATTCCATTGGGAACAAGTAAGCACTtacagaagaaagcaaagaagcaagCCAAAAAGCAAGCCAAG AACCAACGAAGGCAacaaaaaattcaaggaaaagtTCTTCATTTAAATGATATCTGTACCATTGACCATCCTGAAGATAATGAATGTGAGGTTGAAATGTCGCTTCAGGGAGAAGTGGATGTTAAATCCAACCAtatttcagaagaggaaattatACATAAAGAATATTGTGTTAATCAGAAAGATTTGAATGGCCAAGAAAAAATGGTAGAAAGTGTAACTGACAATCAAAAATCCACAGAAGAGGTAGATATGAACAATGTCAACATGGATAATGATCTGGATGTCTTGGCATCTTCTCCCGGTGACTGTACTAGGAATTTAAATGGTGCCTATCTGACAGAGGGGAGTGGTGATGTGGACATTTCCAGTGGTTTCAGAAACCTTAACTTGAATACTGTTCTTCAACCTGACGAAATAAATATAGAGATTCTGAATGAAAGTCATTCTCCTGGGACCAAGATATATGAAGTCGTAAACGAAGATCCAGAAACTGCTTTCTGTACTCTTGCGAACAGGGAAGCTTTCCATACCGATGAGTGTTCAATCCAACATTGTTTATATCAGTTCACCCGAAATGAGAAACTTCGAGATGCAAATAAGCTGCTTTGTGAAGTATGCACCCGGAGACAGTTTAGCGGACCAAAGGCAAACATAAAAG gaGAAAGGAAACATGTTTATACCAATGCGAAAAAGCAGATGCTAATTTCTCTTGCTCCTCCTGTTCTCACTCTTCATTTAAAGAGATTTCAGCAG gCTGGTTTTAACCTACGCAAAGTtaacaaacacataaaatttcCGGAAATCTTAGATTTGGCTCCTTTTTGTACCCTTAAATGTAAG AATGTGGCTGAAGAAAATACAAGAGTACTGTATTCCTTATATGGAGTGGTTGAACACAGCGGTACCATGAGGTCAGGGCATTATACTGCCTATGCCAAGGCCAGAGCTGCGAATAGTCATCTCTCGAATCTTGTTCTCCATGGTGATATTCCACAAG ATTTTGAAATGCAGTCAACCAAAGGGCAGTGGTTTCACATCAGTGATACACATGTGCAAGCTGTGCCTACAACTAAAGTACTGAACTCACAAGCGTACCTCCTGTTTTATGAGAGAGTATTGTGA
- the USP16 gene encoding ubiquitin carboxyl-terminal hydrolase 16 isoform X7 — MEPMCRHIRKGLEQGNLKRALLNVEWNICQDCKTDNKIKDKSEEETEENPSIWLCLKCGHQGCGRDSQEQHALKHYMTPRSEPHCLVLSLDNWSVWCYLCDDEVQYCSSNRLGQVVDYVRKQAGITTPKSAAKDGNIELENKKLEKESKNEQEREKKENMTKENPSTNAASQITVKGLSNLGNTCFFNAVMQNLSQTPVLRELLKEVKMSGTIVKIEPPDLALTEPLEINLEPPGPLTLALSQFLNEMQETKKGIVTPKELFSQVCKKAVRFKGYQQQDSQELLRYLLDGMRAEEQQRVSKGILKAFGNSTEKLDEELKNKVKDYEKKKSVPSFVDRIFGGELTSTIMCDECRTVSLVHESFLDLSLPVLDDQSGKKSINDKNLKKTMEDEDKESEEEKDNDSYIKERSDIPLGTSKHLQKKAKKQAKKQAKNQRRQQKIQGKVLHLNDICTIDHPEDNECEVEMSLQGEVDVKSNHISEEEIIHKEYCVNQKDLNGQEKMVESVTDNQKSTEEVDMNNVNMDNDLDVLASSPGDCTRNLNGAYLTEGSGDVDISSGFRNLNLNTVLQPDEINIEILNESHSPGTKIYEVVNEDPETAFCTLANREAFHTDECSIQHCLYQFTRNEKLRDANKLLCEVCTRRQFSGPKANIKGERKHVYTNAKKQMLISLAPPVLTLHLKRFQQAGFNLRKVNKHIKFPEILDLAPFCTLKCKNVAEENTRVLYSLYGVVEHSGTMRSGHYTAYAKARAANSHLSNLVLHGDIPQDFEMQSTKGQWFHISDTHVQAVPTTKVLNSQAYLLFYERVL, encoded by the exons aaCCTATGTGCAGACACATTAGAAAAGGATTGGAACAAGGTAATTTGAAAAGGGCTTTATTGAATGTGGAATGGAATATTTGCCAAGATTGTAAGAcggacaataaaataaaagataaatctgAAGAAGAAACGGAAGAAAACCCTTCAATTTGGCTATGTCTTAAATGTGGGCATCAG GGCTGTGGCAGAGATTCTCAGGAGCAGCATGCCTTGAAGCACTATATGACACCAAGATCTGAACCTCATTGTCTGGTTCTCAGTTTGGACAACTGGAGTGTATG GTGTTACCTATGTGATGATGAGGTCCAGTATTGTAGTTCAAACAGATTGGGTCAGGTGGTTGATTATGTTAGAAAACAAGCTGGTATTACAACTCCAAAATCAG cAGCAAAAGATGGTAACattgaacttgaaaataaaaaattagaaaaggagagtaaaaatgaacaagagcgagaaaaaaaggaaaacatgactAAAGAAAATCCTTCCACTAATGCTGCTTCCCAAATAACTGTGAAAGGACTCAGTAATTTAGGAAATACATGTTTCTTCAATGCAGTTATGCAG AATTTGTCACAAACACCGGTGCTGAGAGAACtactaaaagaagtaaaaatgtctgGAACAATTGTAAAAATTGAACCTCCTGATTTGGCACTAACT GAACCCTTAGAAATAAACCTTGAGCCTCCAGGCCCTCTTACTTTAGCCTTGAGCCAGTTTCTTAATGAGATGCAAGAGACCAAAAAGGGAATCGTGACACCTAAAGAACTCTTTTCTCAGGTCTGTAAAAA agCAGTACGGTTTAAAGGCTATCAGCAACAAGACAGCCAGGAGCTGCTTCGATATTTATTGGATGGAATGAGAGCAGAAGAACAACAA agAGTGAGTAAAGGAATTCTTAAAGCATTTGGTAATTCTACTGAAAAATTGGatgaagaactaaaaaataaagttaaag attatgaaaagaaaaaatctgtacCAAGTTTTGTGGACCGCATCTTTGGTGGTGAACTAACTAGTACAATCATGTGTGATGAATGCAGAACT GTCTCCTTGGTTCATGAATCTTTCCTTGATTTGTCTCTACCAGTTTTAGATGATCAG AGTGGTAAGAAaagtataaatgataaaaatttgaaaaagacgATGGAAGATGAAGATaaagagagtgaggaggagaaagacaaTGATAGTTATATCAAAGAAAGGAGTGACATTCCATTGGGAACAAGTAAGCACTtacagaagaaagcaaagaagcaagCCAAAAAGCAAGCCAAG AACCAACGAAGGCAacaaaaaattcaaggaaaagtTCTTCATTTAAATGATATCTGTACCATTGACCATCCTGAAGATAATGAATGTGAGGTTGAAATGTCGCTTCAGGGAGAAGTGGATGTTAAATCCAACCAtatttcagaagaggaaattatACATAAAGAATATTGTGTTAATCAGAAAGATTTGAATGGCCAAGAAAAAATGGTAGAAAGTGTAACTGACAATCAAAAATCCACAGAAGAGGTAGATATGAACAATGTCAACATGGATAATGATCTGGATGTCTTGGCATCTTCTCCCGGTGACTGTACTAGGAATTTAAATGGTGCCTATCTGACAGAGGGGAGTGGTGATGTGGACATTTCCAGTGGTTTCAGAAACCTTAACTTGAATACTGTTCTTCAACCTGACGAAATAAATATAGAGATTCTGAATGAAAGTCATTCTCCTGGGACCAAGATATATGAAGTCGTAAACGAAGATCCAGAAACTGCTTTCTGTACTCTTGCGAACAGGGAAGCTTTCCATACCGATGAGTGTTCAATCCAACATTGTTTATATCAGTTCACCCGAAATGAGAAACTTCGAGATGCAAATAAGCTGCTTTGTGAAGTATGCACCCGGAGACAGTTTAGCGGACCAAAGGCAAACATAAAAG gaGAAAGGAAACATGTTTATACCAATGCGAAAAAGCAGATGCTAATTTCTCTTGCTCCTCCTGTTCTCACTCTTCATTTAAAGAGATTTCAGCAG gCTGGTTTTAACCTACGCAAAGTtaacaaacacataaaatttcCGGAAATCTTAGATTTGGCTCCTTTTTGTACCCTTAAATGTAAG AATGTGGCTGAAGAAAATACAAGAGTACTGTATTCCTTATATGGAGTGGTTGAACACAGCGGTACCATGAGGTCAGGGCATTATACTGCCTATGCCAAGGCCAGAGCTGCGAATAGTCATCTCTCGAATCTTGTTCTCCATGGTGATATTCCACAAG ATTTTGAAATGCAGTCAACCAAAGGGCAGTGGTTTCACATCAGTGATACACATGTGCAAGCTGTGCCTACAACTAAAGTACTGAACTCACAAGCGTACCTCCTGTTTTATGAGAGAGTATTGTGA
- the USP16 gene encoding ubiquitin carboxyl-terminal hydrolase 16 isoform X4 — protein sequence MGKKRTKGKTVPIDDSSESLEPMCRHIRKGLEQGNLKRALLNVEWNICQDCKTDNKIKDKSEEETEENPSIWLCLKCGHQGCGRDSQEQHALKHYMTPRSEPHCLVLSLDNWSVWCYLCDDEVQYCSSNRLGQVVDYVRKQAGITTPKSAKDGNIELENKKLEKESKNEQEREKKENMTKENPSTNAASQITVKGLSNLGNTCFFNAVMQNLSQTPVLRELLKEVKMSGTIVKIEPPDLALTEPLEINLEPPGPLTLALSQFLNEMQETKKGIVTPKELFSQVCKKAVRFKGYQQQDSQELLRYLLDGMRAEEQQRVSKGILKAFGNSTEKLDEELKNKVKDYEKKKSVPSFVDRIFGGELTSTIMCDECRTVSLVHESFLDLSLPVLDDQSGKKSINDKNLKKTMEDEDKESEEEKDNDSYIKERSDIPLGTSKHLQKKAKKQAKKQAKNQRRQQKIQGKVLHLNDICTIDHPEDNECEVEMSLQGEVDVKSNHISEEEIIHKEYCVNQKDLNGQEKMVESVTDNQKSTEEVDMNNVNMDNDLDVLASSPGDCTRNLNGAYLTEGSGDVDISSGFRNLNLNTVLQPDEINIEILNESHSPGTKIYEVVNEDPETAFCTLANREAFHTDECSIQHCLYQFTRNEKLRDANKLLCEVCTRRQFSGPKANIKGERKHVYTNAKKQMLISLAPPVLTLHLKRFQQAGFNLRKVNKHIKFPEILDLAPFCTLKCKNVAEENTRVLYSLYGVVEHSGTMRSGHYTAYAKARAANSHLSNLVLHGDIPQDFEMQSTKGQWFHISDTHVQAVPTTKVLNSQAYLLFYERVL from the exons aaCCTATGTGCAGACACATTAGAAAAGGATTGGAACAAGGTAATTTGAAAAGGGCTTTATTGAATGTGGAATGGAATATTTGCCAAGATTGTAAGAcggacaataaaataaaagataaatctgAAGAAGAAACGGAAGAAAACCCTTCAATTTGGCTATGTCTTAAATGTGGGCATCAG GGCTGTGGCAGAGATTCTCAGGAGCAGCATGCCTTGAAGCACTATATGACACCAAGATCTGAACCTCATTGTCTGGTTCTCAGTTTGGACAACTGGAGTGTATG GTGTTACCTATGTGATGATGAGGTCCAGTATTGTAGTTCAAACAGATTGGGTCAGGTGGTTGATTATGTTAGAAAACAAGCTGGTATTACAACTCCAAAATCAG CAAAAGATGGTAACattgaacttgaaaataaaaaattagaaaaggagagtaaaaatgaacaagagcgagaaaaaaaggaaaacatgactAAAGAAAATCCTTCCACTAATGCTGCTTCCCAAATAACTGTGAAAGGACTCAGTAATTTAGGAAATACATGTTTCTTCAATGCAGTTATGCAG AATTTGTCACAAACACCGGTGCTGAGAGAACtactaaaagaagtaaaaatgtctgGAACAATTGTAAAAATTGAACCTCCTGATTTGGCACTAACT GAACCCTTAGAAATAAACCTTGAGCCTCCAGGCCCTCTTACTTTAGCCTTGAGCCAGTTTCTTAATGAGATGCAAGAGACCAAAAAGGGAATCGTGACACCTAAAGAACTCTTTTCTCAGGTCTGTAAAAA agCAGTACGGTTTAAAGGCTATCAGCAACAAGACAGCCAGGAGCTGCTTCGATATTTATTGGATGGAATGAGAGCAGAAGAACAACAA agAGTGAGTAAAGGAATTCTTAAAGCATTTGGTAATTCTACTGAAAAATTGGatgaagaactaaaaaataaagttaaag attatgaaaagaaaaaatctgtacCAAGTTTTGTGGACCGCATCTTTGGTGGTGAACTAACTAGTACAATCATGTGTGATGAATGCAGAACT GTCTCCTTGGTTCATGAATCTTTCCTTGATTTGTCTCTACCAGTTTTAGATGATCAG AGTGGTAAGAAaagtataaatgataaaaatttgaaaaagacgATGGAAGATGAAGATaaagagagtgaggaggagaaagacaaTGATAGTTATATCAAAGAAAGGAGTGACATTCCATTGGGAACAAGTAAGCACTtacagaagaaagcaaagaagcaagCCAAAAAGCAAGCCAAG AACCAACGAAGGCAacaaaaaattcaaggaaaagtTCTTCATTTAAATGATATCTGTACCATTGACCATCCTGAAGATAATGAATGTGAGGTTGAAATGTCGCTTCAGGGAGAAGTGGATGTTAAATCCAACCAtatttcagaagaggaaattatACATAAAGAATATTGTGTTAATCAGAAAGATTTGAATGGCCAAGAAAAAATGGTAGAAAGTGTAACTGACAATCAAAAATCCACAGAAGAGGTAGATATGAACAATGTCAACATGGATAATGATCTGGATGTCTTGGCATCTTCTCCCGGTGACTGTACTAGGAATTTAAATGGTGCCTATCTGACAGAGGGGAGTGGTGATGTGGACATTTCCAGTGGTTTCAGAAACCTTAACTTGAATACTGTTCTTCAACCTGACGAAATAAATATAGAGATTCTGAATGAAAGTCATTCTCCTGGGACCAAGATATATGAAGTCGTAAACGAAGATCCAGAAACTGCTTTCTGTACTCTTGCGAACAGGGAAGCTTTCCATACCGATGAGTGTTCAATCCAACATTGTTTATATCAGTTCACCCGAAATGAGAAACTTCGAGATGCAAATAAGCTGCTTTGTGAAGTATGCACCCGGAGACAGTTTAGCGGACCAAAGGCAAACATAAAAG gaGAAAGGAAACATGTTTATACCAATGCGAAAAAGCAGATGCTAATTTCTCTTGCTCCTCCTGTTCTCACTCTTCATTTAAAGAGATTTCAGCAG gCTGGTTTTAACCTACGCAAAGTtaacaaacacataaaatttcCGGAAATCTTAGATTTGGCTCCTTTTTGTACCCTTAAATGTAAG AATGTGGCTGAAGAAAATACAAGAGTACTGTATTCCTTATATGGAGTGGTTGAACACAGCGGTACCATGAGGTCAGGGCATTATACTGCCTATGCCAAGGCCAGAGCTGCGAATAGTCATCTCTCGAATCTTGTTCTCCATGGTGATATTCCACAAG ATTTTGAAATGCAGTCAACCAAAGGGCAGTGGTTTCACATCAGTGATACACATGTGCAAGCTGTGCCTACAACTAAAGTACTGAACTCACAAGCGTACCTCCTGTTTTATGAGAGAGTATTGTGA